In a single window of the Drosophila albomicans strain 15112-1751.03 chromosome 3, ASM965048v2, whole genome shotgun sequence genome:
- the LOC117567277 gene encoding beta-glucuronidase-like produces MWNLKRVWIVLVSATLLYANAIDIEEYEEVQQDKQMPARKPFNYSNVVLPRPTVGLLYPRESEMREVRSLDGVWQLIKSNASDPLQGIREEWYKQTLRSTEHEIILMPVPASYNDVTVDQQLRDHVGTVWYERNFFVPSYWSKDRVRTWLRFGSVHYQAVVWINGQLAMRHTIGHLPFEEEVGRFINYGNENRITVMVDNRLGNRTIPQGQVTKQPADNGVAYVQSYTFDFFNYAGIHRSVHLYTTPETYIKDVELKTQIGNQELGRIDYRLIIGNGSVSTIKTNYMLVQLRDRNNVVVAHQINHNLQNGTLLVPNVKPWWPYLMHPLPGYMYTLEFQLKVDSEVAPLDVYRLPVGIRSLSWSNDSLTLNGKPLYLRGFGKHEDSDIRGKGLDNAVLMRDFNLLKWVGANAYRTSHYPYSEESMQFADEHGIMIIDECPSVNTDLFEPQLLENHMSALEQLIHRDRNHASVIAWSIANEPRTKKKSAEAYFGALANYTRSIAQGRPLTAASNVDPPPACMMSQFLDITGFNRYNAWYHNPGRTDMIVQSMYDEARKWHEHYKKPVIVFEYGADTMEGYHSLPAYIWSEDYQTELFSKHFQAFDKLRQLKWFIGEFVWNFADFKTEQTYTRVGGNKKGVFTRNRQPKDAAHLLRQRYHAIAFKLDNASLPADLFNYIIDWN; encoded by the exons ATGTGGAATTTAAAGCGGGTTTGGATTGTTTTAGTAAGTGCTACATTAttgtatgcaaatgcaattgacaTTGAGGAATATGAAGAGGTTCAACAAGATAAGCAGATGCCTGCTAGAAAGCCTTTTAACTACTCAAATGTTGTGCTGCCCCGCCCGACAGTTGGATTGCTTTATCCCCGCGAATCGGAGATGCGAGAAGTACGTTCGCTAGATGGTGTGTGGCAACTGATCAAGAGCAATGCCAGCGATCCGCTGCAGGGAATACGAGAAGAGTGGTACAAGCAAACGCTCCGATCAACGGAAcatgaaatcattttaatgcCTGTGCCCGCCTCCTATAACGATGTGACCGTGGACCAACAACTGCGTGATCATGTGGGCACCGTGTGGTACGAGCGAAACTTCTTTGTGCCCAGTTATTGGAGTAAAGATCGTGTACGAACTTGGTTACGCTTTGGTAGCGTTCACTACCAGGCGGTTGTATGGATCAATGGGCAGTTGGCAATGCGTCACACCATTGGACATTTGCCCTTCGAAGAGGAAGTGGGACGGTTTATCAATTACGGCAATGAGAACCGAATCACTGTCATGGTGGACAATCGTCTGGGTAATCGCACCATTCCTCAGGGTCAAGTGACAAAGCAACCCGCTGACAATGGCGTCGCCTATGTCCAGTCATACACATTTGACTTCTTTAACTATGCTGGCATCCATCGCTCCGTGCATCTTTATACTACACCGGAAACTTACATCAAAGATGTGGAACTCAAAACGCAGATTGGAAACCAAGAATTGGGTCGCATCGACTATCGTTTGATTATTGGCAACGGATCTGTGTCAACTATCAAAACTAACTATATGTTGGTGCAATTGCGGGATCGAAATAACGTCGTGGTGGCCCATCAGATTAATCACAACTTACAGAATGGCACACTGCTCGTACCCAATGTGAAGCCTTGGTGGCCCTACTTAATGCATCCTCTGCCGGGTTATATGTATACCCTGGAGTTTCAACTGAAGGTGGACTCGGAAGTAGCACCGTTGGATGTCTATCGACTGCCCGTTGGAATACGCAGCTTAAGCTGGAGCAATGATAGCTTAACCCTCAATGGCAAACCGCTTTATCTGCGGGGATTTGGAAAACACGAAGACTCTGAT ATTCGTGGCAAGGGACTGGACAATGCTGTGCTCATGCGGGACTTTAACCTATTGAAATGGGTCGGAGCCAATGCCTATCGCACATCGCATTATCCCTACTCGGAGGAGTCCATGCAGTTTGCCGATGAACACGGCATCATGATTATCGATGAGTGTCCCAGTGTAAATACGGATTTGTTTGAGCCTCAGCTATTGGAGAACCACATGTCCGCCTTGGAACAACTCATACATCGCGATCGCAATCACGCATCAGTCATTGCCTGGTCAATAGCCAATGAGCCCCGCACCAAGAAGAAGTCAGCGGAGGCCTATTTTGG CGCATTAGCCAACTATACGAGGAGCATTGCCCAAGGACGTCCACTGACCGCCGCCAGCAATGTGGATCCACCACCAGCCTGCATGATGTCGCAATTCTTGGATATCACGGGCTTCAATCGTTATAATGCCTGGTATCACAATCCTGGTCGCACTGATATGATTGTCCAGTCAATGTATGACGAGGCCAGAAAGTGGCACGAACATTATAAAAAACCAGTAATTGTATTTGAGTATGGTGCCGACACAATGGAAGGATACCACAGC TTGCCAGCTTATATATGGTCAGAGGACTATCAGACGGAGCTGTTCTCTAAGCATTTCCAAGCCTTTGACAAATTGCGTCAACTTAAATGGTTCATCGGCGAGTTTGTGTGGAACTTTGCCGACTTCAAGACTGAGCAAA cCTATACACGCGTGGGTGGAAACAAGAAGGGAGTCTTCACACGCAATCGTCAGCCCAAGGATGCAGCTCATCTCTTGCGGCAA